Proteins from a single region of Bogoriella caseilytica:
- a CDS encoding RDD family protein yields MSPNAAHPDDDGAQAPPGRPSSTQSFDDMPVASLPKRIIALMIDWSAASAISFGFFNYHALATLAIFAGLTVVSLATLSATPGHLLLGLAVRRPGRRPAGPVAALVRTAMLCLVIPAVVWSGDGRGLHDVAARTTITEIR; encoded by the coding sequence GTGTCTCCGAACGCCGCACATCCTGACGACGACGGTGCCCAGGCACCCCCTGGCCGACCATCCTCCACGCAGAGTTTCGACGACATGCCGGTGGCGAGTCTGCCGAAGCGCATCATCGCGCTCATGATCGATTGGAGCGCAGCCAGCGCCATCTCCTTCGGCTTCTTCAACTATCACGCATTGGCCACCCTGGCGATCTTCGCCGGGCTGACCGTCGTCTCGCTTGCCACGCTCAGCGCGACACCGGGCCACCTGCTGCTCGGACTGGCTGTGCGCCGTCCCGGACGTCGACCGGCCGGACCGGTAGCCGCGCTCGTGCGCACCGCGATGTTGTGCCTGGTGATTCCCGCGGTGGTCTGGTCGGGGGACGGCCGCGGACTGCACGACGTCGCGGCCCGGACCACGATCACCGAGATTCGCTGA
- the glnA gene encoding type I glutamate--ammonia ligase: MFSTAEEAIAFTKEQGVKFVDVRFCDLPGVMQHFSIPVEAFEETAFTDGLLFDGSSIRGFKEIHESDMKLEPDVSSAYVDPYRVQKTLIVNFSIVDPFTGETYDRDPRNIAAKAEAYLKSTGIADTAFFGAEAEFYLFDSARFATSAHESFVYLDSVEGAWNTGREEEGGNKAYKTRFKGGYFPTSPNDQLADLRDEIVTKLISVGLEVERAHHEVGTAGQQEINYKFNSLRAAADDLMKFKYVVKNTAWNAGKSATFMPKPLFGDNGSGMHSHQSLWKDGEPLFYDEHNYGGLSDIARWYVGGLLKHAPSLLAFTNPTANSYHRLVPGYEAPVNLVYSQRNRSACIRVPVTGTSRKSKRIEFRVPDPSSNPYLAFSAMLMAGLDGIENRIEPPEPVDKDLYELPPEEHANIEQVPDSLPAVLDALEADHEFLTKGDVFTEDIIEAWISYKRENEVDPLRLRPHPHEFEMYYDI; this comes from the coding sequence ATGTTCTCAACTGCCGAGGAGGCAATCGCCTTCACCAAGGAGCAGGGCGTCAAGTTCGTTGACGTTCGCTTCTGCGACCTACCCGGGGTGATGCAGCACTTCAGCATCCCCGTAGAAGCGTTCGAGGAGACGGCCTTCACGGACGGACTGCTCTTCGACGGTTCCTCCATCCGCGGGTTCAAGGAGATCCACGAGTCGGACATGAAGCTGGAGCCGGACGTCTCCAGCGCGTACGTGGATCCCTACCGTGTTCAGAAGACCCTGATCGTGAACTTCTCGATCGTGGACCCTTTCACCGGGGAGACCTACGACCGCGACCCGCGCAACATCGCGGCCAAGGCCGAGGCCTACCTGAAGTCGACCGGCATCGCCGACACCGCCTTCTTCGGTGCCGAGGCCGAGTTCTACCTCTTCGACTCCGCCCGCTTCGCCACCTCGGCGCACGAGTCCTTCGTGTACCTCGACTCGGTCGAGGGTGCCTGGAACACCGGGCGCGAGGAAGAGGGCGGCAACAAGGCCTACAAGACCCGCTTCAAGGGTGGCTACTTCCCCACCTCCCCGAATGACCAGCTCGCCGACCTGCGCGACGAGATCGTCACGAAGCTGATCTCCGTGGGCCTCGAGGTCGAGCGTGCGCACCACGAGGTGGGCACCGCTGGTCAGCAGGAGATCAACTACAAGTTCAACTCGCTGCGCGCCGCGGCCGACGACCTGATGAAGTTCAAGTACGTCGTGAAGAACACCGCCTGGAACGCCGGCAAGTCGGCGACCTTCATGCCGAAGCCCCTCTTCGGTGACAACGGTTCGGGGATGCACTCCCACCAGTCGCTGTGGAAGGACGGCGAGCCGCTGTTCTACGACGAGCACAACTACGGCGGCCTCTCGGACATCGCGCGCTGGTACGTGGGCGGCCTGCTCAAGCACGCTCCCTCGCTGCTCGCCTTCACCAACCCGACGGCGAACTCCTACCACCGCCTGGTGCCGGGTTACGAGGCGCCGGTCAACCTGGTCTACTCGCAGCGCAACCGCTCCGCCTGCATTCGCGTGCCCGTGACCGGCACCTCGCGCAAGTCCAAGCGCATCGAGTTCCGCGTGCCGGACCCGTCGTCCAACCCCTACCTGGCATTCTCGGCGATGTTGATGGCTGGTCTCGATGGCATCGAGAACCGCATCGAGCCGCCGGAGCCCGTGGACAAGGACCTCTACGAGCTGCCGCCGGAGGAGCACGCGAACATCGAGCAGGTTCCGGACTCGCTGCCGGCCGTGCTCGACGCGCTCGAGGCCGACCACGAGTTCCTCACCAAGGGTGACGTCTTCACCGAGGACATCATCGAGGCGTGGATCTCCTACAAGCGCGAGAACGAGGTCGACCCGCTGCGGCTCCGTCCGCACCCCCACGAGTTCGAGATGTACTACGACATCTGA